The following coding sequences are from one Phenylobacterium glaciei window:
- the mutS gene encoding DNA mismatch repair protein MutS → MNAQIPTPADAAAGATPVMMQYFEAKARQPDALVFFRMGDFYELFFEDAEKAAAALGITLTARGNHGGAPIPMCGVPVHAAEAYLAKLIRSGFKVAVCEQMEDPAEARKRGSKSIVRRDVVRVVTPGTLTEDGLLDARGANRLAAVAVRAGAAAVASVELSTGEVECWAVVRENLASALAALGPSEILVPDRLFADEGMNTALRSAGGVVQPMPSALAEPAASEARLKRLYGVDTLDGFGPLSGAEISALGLIAAHLETTQAGRLPALTAPRRAGEADVMAIDPATRTSLEIEKSLSGSREGSLLGAIDRTITAPGARMLAARLARPLLDPAAIEVRLDAVGWFVERRPLRQKLREDLKGLGDMARALSRLALGRGGPRDLGCLRDGLARGEAIAGLFAGAPAPLDPPPPSEVESALSVLHAFDHYELGAFRQMLADGLGTELPAQARDGGFVAAGVRPELDQARALRDDSRRVILQLEAQLLADSGVALKIRHNAVLGYFVECTAKAAEPLMAPPLNATFIHRQTLANQVRFTTVELAELDARIAQAAERALAIEVATFEAWREAAIGVAAAIQAAAEGAARLDVAAGLAEWADDVGGTRPILDRSTAFEAEAARHPVVEAAVKRSGQPFTPNDCRLDGAGAVGPRLALVTGPNMAGKSTFLRQNALLAVLAQAGCYVPAKRLRLGVVDRLFSRVGAGDDLARGRSTFMAEMVETAAILTQATPRSLVILDEIGRGTATYDGLAIAWACAEALHETNRCRGLFATHYHELAVLEGRLAHVANLSLKAKEWNGDLIFLHEAGPGPADRSYGVQVAKLAGVPAPVVIRAREVLERLERETGAPAHLDDLPLFAVTAPGVAERSGPSAVDAAVAELDPDSMSPREAMAALYRLKGLLN, encoded by the coding sequence ATGAACGCCCAGATCCCCACCCCCGCTGACGCGGCCGCCGGCGCCACCCCGGTGATGATGCAGTATTTCGAGGCCAAGGCCCGTCAGCCCGACGCCCTGGTGTTCTTCCGCATGGGCGACTTCTACGAGCTGTTCTTCGAGGACGCCGAGAAGGCGGCCGCCGCGCTCGGCATCACGCTCACCGCGCGGGGCAATCACGGCGGCGCGCCGATCCCCATGTGCGGGGTGCCGGTCCATGCCGCCGAGGCCTATCTGGCCAAGCTGATCCGCTCAGGCTTCAAGGTCGCCGTCTGCGAGCAGATGGAAGACCCTGCCGAGGCCCGCAAGCGGGGCTCGAAATCCATCGTGCGACGCGACGTGGTCCGGGTGGTGACGCCGGGCACGCTGACCGAGGACGGCCTGCTGGACGCGCGCGGCGCCAATCGGTTGGCCGCCGTCGCTGTGCGGGCTGGGGCCGCGGCCGTGGCCAGCGTCGAGCTTTCCACCGGCGAGGTTGAGTGCTGGGCGGTGGTCCGCGAGAACCTGGCCTCGGCCCTGGCGGCGCTTGGCCCGTCGGAAATCCTGGTCCCCGACCGGCTGTTCGCCGACGAGGGCATGAACACCGCCCTGCGCAGCGCCGGTGGGGTGGTGCAGCCCATGCCCTCGGCCCTGGCCGAACCCGCCGCCTCCGAGGCCCGCCTGAAGCGGCTCTACGGCGTCGACACCCTGGACGGCTTCGGGCCGCTGTCGGGGGCGGAGATCTCCGCGCTGGGCCTGATCGCCGCCCACCTGGAAACCACCCAGGCCGGTCGTCTGCCGGCCCTGACCGCCCCGCGAAGAGCCGGCGAGGCCGACGTCATGGCCATCGACCCGGCCACCCGGACCAGCCTGGAGATCGAGAAGAGCCTGTCGGGCTCCCGCGAAGGCTCCCTGCTGGGCGCCATCGACCGGACCATCACCGCGCCGGGCGCCCGCATGCTGGCCGCGCGGCTGGCCCGGCCGCTGCTGGACCCGGCCGCCATTGAGGTACGCCTCGACGCCGTCGGCTGGTTCGTGGAGCGCCGTCCCCTGCGCCAGAAGCTGCGGGAGGACCTGAAGGGGCTGGGGGATATGGCCCGGGCCCTGTCGCGCCTGGCGCTCGGCCGAGGCGGTCCCCGCGACCTGGGCTGCCTGCGAGACGGCCTGGCCCGGGGCGAGGCCATCGCCGGCCTGTTCGCGGGCGCCCCGGCCCCGCTCGACCCGCCGCCGCCATCGGAGGTGGAGAGTGCGCTCTCCGTTCTGCACGCCTTCGACCACTATGAGCTCGGCGCCTTCCGCCAGATGCTGGCCGACGGGCTGGGGACCGAACTTCCGGCCCAGGCCCGCGATGGCGGCTTCGTGGCCGCCGGGGTCCGGCCCGAACTCGACCAGGCCCGCGCCCTGCGCGACGACAGCCGCCGGGTGATCCTGCAGCTGGAGGCGCAGCTGCTGGCTGATAGCGGCGTGGCCCTGAAGATCCGCCACAACGCCGTGCTGGGCTATTTCGTCGAGTGCACCGCCAAGGCCGCCGAGCCGCTGATGGCGCCGCCGCTGAACGCCACCTTCATCCACCGCCAGACCCTGGCCAACCAGGTCCGCTTCACCACCGTGGAGCTGGCCGAGCTGGACGCCAGGATCGCCCAGGCCGCCGAACGGGCGCTGGCGATCGAGGTGGCCACCTTCGAAGCCTGGCGTGAGGCCGCCATCGGAGTCGCCGCCGCCATCCAGGCCGCCGCCGAGGGGGCCGCCCGCCTCGACGTCGCCGCAGGCCTGGCCGAATGGGCCGACGATGTGGGCGGGACCCGGCCGATCCTGGACCGCTCCACCGCCTTCGAAGCCGAGGCCGCCCGACACCCGGTGGTGGAGGCCGCCGTCAAGCGCAGCGGCCAGCCCTTCACCCCCAACGACTGCCGCCTCGACGGCGCCGGCGCCGTGGGGCCGCGCCTGGCCCTGGTGACCGGGCCGAACATGGCCGGCAAGTCCACCTTCCTGCGCCAGAACGCCCTGCTCGCCGTCCTGGCCCAGGCCGGCTGTTATGTGCCCGCCAAGCGCCTGCGCCTTGGCGTCGTCGACCGGCTGTTCAGCCGGGTCGGCGCGGGCGATGACCTGGCCCGGGGCCGCTCGACCTTCATGGCTGAGATGGTGGAGACCGCCGCCATCCTGACCCAGGCCACCCCACGCTCCCTGGTCATCCTCGACGAGATCGGCCGGGGAACGGCCACCTATGACGGCCTGGCCATCGCCTGGGCCTGCGCCGAGGCCCTGCACGAGACCAACCGCTGCCGGGGCCTGTTCGCCACCCACTATCACGAGCTGGCGGTGCTGGAGGGCAGGCTGGCCCACGTCGCCAACCTGTCCCTGAAGGCCAAGGAGTGGAACGGCGACCTGATCTTCCTGCACGAGGCCGGTCCCGGCCCCGCCGACCGCTCCTATGGCGTCCAGGTGGCCAAGCTGGCCGGTGTGCCCGCCCCCGTGGTGATCCGCGCCCGCGAGGTGCTGGAGCGCCTGGAGCGCGAGACCGGCGCGCCCGCGCATCTCGACGACCTGCCCCTGTTCGCCGTCACGGCCCCCGGGGTCGCGGAACGCTCCGGTCCCAGCGCGGTGGATGCGGCGGTCGCCGAACTCGACCCCGACAGCATGAGCCCGCGCGAGGCCATGGCGGCCCTCTACCGGCTCAAGGGATTGCTCAACTGA
- a CDS encoding GNAT family N-acetyltransferase, giving the protein MHVIFPAGPDDAQALAQVHVTSWRETYRGLLPDSFLDRMSVPVNARRFSKSLVTPSEHEITLAAADRHGLVGYLAGGPSRTRVAGEAEVTTLYVLRPHQGYDLGRRLLTAAARVFADQGAKSLMISVLRDNIPARGFYEHLGGEADAPRKEPGPGGLMYEVSYRWADIGVLTR; this is encoded by the coding sequence ATGCACGTCATCTTCCCCGCCGGCCCCGACGACGCGCAGGCCCTGGCCCAGGTCCACGTGACCTCCTGGCGTGAGACCTATCGCGGCCTGCTGCCCGACAGTTTCCTGGACCGCATGAGCGTGCCGGTGAACGCCCGGCGGTTTTCCAAGTCCCTGGTCACGCCCTCCGAGCATGAGATCACCCTGGCCGCCGCCGACCGTCACGGCCTCGTCGGCTACCTGGCCGGCGGCCCATCGCGCACCCGGGTGGCCGGCGAGGCGGAGGTCACTACCCTCTATGTCCTGCGCCCGCATCAGGGTTACGACCTGGGACGGCGCCTGTTGACGGCGGCGGCCCGGGTCTTCGCCGACCAGGGGGCGAAATCCCTGATGATCTCGGTCCTGCGCGACAACATTCCGGCCCGCGGCTTCTACGAACACCTGGGCGGCGAGGCTGACGCGCCCCGCAAGGAGCCGGGACCCGGCGGCCTGATGTACGAGGTCAGCTACCGCTGGGCTGACATCGGCGTCTTGACCCGCTAA
- a CDS encoding [protein-PII] uridylyltransferase — protein sequence MPPRLRPTRLEYVVDGLRLRAQLSAAALDAAGDAPEQRRRALDILKQALFRGRMIAKERLENGAGGIETARLLSGVTDEVVTALYDFTTVHVFRARNPTEGERLALMAVGGYGRGTLAPFSDLDLLFLRPYKQTAHAESVIEFMLYALWDLGFKVGHASRTIEECIRLSKEDFTIRTSILEARKLTGDEKLAEELTRRFANEVVKGTGAQFVAAKLKERDERHSRAGASRYLVEPNVKEGKGALRDLNTLFWIAQYLNPSAQARTDGIVHLEMFERQEVAAFLRAFDFLWAVRCHLHFATGRPEERLTFDLQPEIARRMGYGDRGDAPAVERFMRRYFLIAKEVGALTRVFAAKLESERVKSHPKGISRLLPGRGRPRKTMLEAGFHEEGGRLNIDTPEIFQADPINLLRLFRTADRRDLDLHPDAFTAATRSLTLITSKTRRDPRAAKVFLDILARGRDPQRTLTLMNEAGVLGRFLPEFGRVVAQMQFNMYHSYTVDEHTLRAVGVIAEIKAGRFAEDHPLSTAIMPLIDDPEALFLAMLLHDTGKGGAGGQEKAGARAARQACERLGQDRKRIELVAWLVEHHLVMSDYAQKRDVSDPRTVVDFARIVETPERLRLLLVLTVADIRAVGPGVWNGWKGQLLRELYAATEAVFRGGRGSDAAAAVRRYHENAAYDARMRLVAVDPAATAWAQAMEDAYFTSFAESEVQGHAALARRAEKGGAAAEGHIRPGLNASEVVVAAPDRPRLFVDLAQAVTAAGANVMGARVFTSRSGQALDVFYVQDVTGAAYGSDNAKALTRLAAALEAAARGEPIKTETKRLSDLGRAAAFSIIPTVMLDNDASEVSTVVEASGRDRPGLLVALAQPISEAGLSILSAHIDGYGERAVDAFYVVDADGKKLTDPKAMTSLKAGLMLALDEAEASASSKSRSNLQRARASVAR from the coding sequence ATGCCGCCACGCCTGCGTCCCACGCGCCTCGAATATGTTGTCGACGGCCTGCGGCTGCGCGCCCAGCTCTCGGCCGCGGCCCTGGATGCGGCGGGGGATGCCCCAGAACAGCGGCGCCGCGCCCTAGACATCCTCAAGCAGGCCCTGTTCCGCGGCCGGATGATCGCCAAGGAGCGGCTGGAGAACGGCGCCGGCGGCATCGAGACCGCCCGGCTCTTGTCCGGCGTGACGGACGAAGTCGTCACCGCGTTGTACGACTTCACCACCGTCCACGTGTTCCGGGCGCGCAATCCCACCGAGGGCGAGCGCCTGGCCCTGATGGCGGTGGGCGGATATGGGCGCGGGACCCTGGCGCCCTTCTCCGACCTCGATCTGCTGTTCCTGCGCCCCTACAAGCAGACGGCCCATGCCGAGAGCGTGATCGAGTTCATGCTCTATGCCCTGTGGGACCTGGGCTTCAAGGTGGGCCACGCCTCGCGCACGATCGAGGAGTGCATCCGGCTCTCCAAGGAAGACTTCACCATCCGCACCTCGATCCTGGAGGCGCGCAAGCTGACCGGCGACGAGAAGCTGGCCGAGGAGCTGACCCGCCGCTTCGCCAACGAAGTGGTGAAGGGCACGGGCGCCCAGTTCGTCGCCGCCAAGCTGAAGGAGCGCGATGAGCGCCACTCCCGCGCCGGCGCCAGCCGCTACCTGGTGGAGCCCAACGTCAAGGAGGGCAAGGGCGCCCTGCGCGACCTCAACACCCTGTTCTGGATCGCCCAGTACCTGAACCCCTCGGCCCAGGCGCGGACGGACGGGATCGTGCATCTGGAGATGTTCGAGCGGCAGGAGGTTGCGGCTTTCCTGCGCGCCTTCGACTTCCTTTGGGCGGTGCGGTGCCACCTGCATTTCGCCACCGGCCGCCCCGAGGAGCGCCTGACCTTCGACCTGCAGCCGGAGATCGCCCGGCGCATGGGCTACGGCGATCGGGGCGACGCGCCGGCCGTCGAGCGCTTCATGCGGCGCTACTTCCTGATCGCCAAGGAGGTCGGCGCGCTCACCCGCGTCTTCGCCGCCAAGCTGGAATCCGAGCGGGTGAAGTCCCATCCCAAGGGCATCTCCCGCCTGCTGCCGGGCCGGGGGAGGCCGCGCAAGACCATGCTGGAGGCCGGCTTCCACGAGGAGGGCGGAAGGCTCAACATCGACACGCCGGAGATCTTCCAGGCTGATCCGATCAACCTGCTGCGCCTGTTCCGCACCGCCGACCGCCGCGACCTGGACCTGCACCCCGACGCCTTCACCGCCGCCACGCGGTCACTCACGCTGATCACCTCGAAGACCCGGCGCGATCCGCGCGCGGCCAAGGTGTTCCTGGACATTCTGGCCCGGGGCCGCGATCCGCAGCGGACCCTGACCCTGATGAACGAGGCCGGGGTCCTGGGCCGCTTCCTGCCGGAGTTCGGCCGGGTCGTCGCCCAGATGCAGTTCAACATGTACCACTCGTACACGGTCGATGAGCACACCCTGCGGGCGGTGGGCGTGATCGCCGAGATCAAGGCCGGCCGTTTCGCCGAGGACCATCCGCTGTCGACGGCCATCATGCCGCTGATCGATGATCCGGAGGCCCTGTTCCTGGCCATGCTGCTGCACGACACCGGCAAGGGCGGGGCCGGCGGCCAGGAGAAGGCCGGGGCCCGGGCCGCGCGCCAGGCCTGCGAACGCCTGGGCCAGGACCGCAAACGCATCGAGCTGGTGGCCTGGCTGGTGGAGCATCACCTGGTGATGAGCGACTACGCCCAGAAGCGCGACGTGTCGGACCCGCGCACGGTGGTGGACTTCGCCCGCATCGTGGAGACGCCCGAACGCCTGCGGCTGCTGCTGGTGCTCACCGTCGCCGACATCCGCGCCGTGGGGCCTGGCGTCTGGAACGGCTGGAAGGGCCAACTTCTTCGTGAGCTCTATGCCGCCACCGAGGCCGTCTTCCGCGGCGGCCGGGGGTCGGACGCCGCGGCCGCCGTGCGCCGCTATCACGAGAACGCCGCCTATGACGCCCGCATGCGGCTGGTGGCCGTCGACCCCGCCGCCACCGCCTGGGCCCAGGCCATGGAGGACGCCTATTTCACCTCCTTCGCCGAGAGCGAGGTCCAGGGCCACGCGGCGCTGGCCCGCCGCGCGGAAAAGGGCGGAGCCGCCGCCGAGGGCCATATCCGCCCGGGCCTGAACGCGTCCGAAGTCGTCGTGGCCGCCCCCGACCGGCCGCGCCTGTTCGTCGACCTGGCCCAGGCCGTCACCGCCGCCGGGGCCAATGTCATGGGCGCCCGGGTCTTCACCTCCCGCTCGGGCCAGGCCCTGGATGTCTTCTACGTGCAGGACGTTACTGGCGCGGCCTATGGCTCCGACAACGCCAAGGCGCTGACCCGCCTGGCCGCCGCCCTGGAGGCCGCCGCCCGCGGCGAGCCGATCAAGACCGAGACCAAGCGCCTGTCCGACCTGGGCCGGGCCGCGGCCTTCTCCATCATCCCCACCGTCATGCTGGACAATGACGCCTCGGAGGTCTCGACGGTGGTGGAGGCCTCGGGCCGCGACCGTCCGGGCCTGCTGGTGGCTCTGGCCCAGCCGATCTCCGAGGCGGGCCTCTCCATCCTCTCGGCCCATATCGACGGCTATGGCGAGCGCGCGGTGGACGCCTTCTATGTGGTGGACGCCGACGGCAAGAAGCTCACCGACCCCAAGGCCATGACCAGCCTGAAGGCCGGGCTGATGCTGGCCTTGGACGAGGCGGAGGCCTCGGCTTCGTCGAAGTCACGCTCCAACCTGCAGCGGGCTCGGGCCAGCGTGGCGCGCTGA
- the dnaJ gene encoding molecular chaperone DnaJ, with the protein MRDYYEILGVSRGCDEAALKSSFRKLAMEHHPDRNGGCEEAEGRFKEINEAYSILSDPQKRARYDQFGHAGVNGGGGGGPGSGQFHDVNDIFNEVFGDVFGDMFGGRRQRGGPARGQDLRYDLEISLEQAYAGSEVEIVVPASIQCEACDGSGAKPGTSPTVCGTCGGAGRVRASQGFFSVERACPRCGGSGQLILDPCVECRGHGQLRKERTLQVRIPAGVDDGARIRLAGEGDAGARGGPRGDLYIFLSVKPHELFDRDGLDLLCTVPVPMTVAALGGDIEAPCLMGGENCDGACKIEVKVPEGSQTGRTVRLKGRGMPSLRSRERGDLIVELFVETPTRLSARQKELMRELSDLCGEQQHPKSASFIGKAKRFWEEVTGV; encoded by the coding sequence ATGCGGGACTATTACGAGATTCTGGGCGTGAGCCGCGGCTGCGACGAAGCCGCGCTGAAGTCGTCCTTCCGCAAGCTGGCCATGGAGCACCACCCCGACCGCAATGGCGGTTGCGAGGAGGCCGAGGGCCGCTTCAAGGAAATCAACGAAGCCTACTCGATCCTGTCGGATCCCCAGAAGCGAGCGCGCTACGACCAGTTCGGCCATGCCGGGGTCAATGGCGGCGGTGGCGGCGGGCCTGGCAGTGGCCAGTTCCACGACGTGAACGACATCTTCAATGAGGTGTTCGGCGACGTCTTCGGCGACATGTTCGGCGGGCGCCGCCAGCGTGGCGGTCCGGCCCGCGGGCAGGACCTGCGCTACGATCTCGAGATCAGCCTTGAGCAGGCCTATGCCGGCTCGGAGGTGGAGATCGTGGTCCCCGCCTCCATCCAGTGCGAGGCCTGCGACGGCTCGGGCGCCAAGCCCGGCACCAGTCCCACGGTCTGCGGAACTTGCGGCGGGGCCGGCCGGGTCCGCGCCAGCCAGGGCTTCTTCTCCGTCGAACGCGCCTGCCCCCGCTGCGGCGGCTCGGGCCAACTGATCCTGGACCCCTGTGTCGAGTGCCGTGGCCACGGCCAGCTGCGCAAGGAACGCACCCTGCAGGTCCGCATCCCGGCCGGCGTCGATGATGGCGCGCGTATAAGACTTGCGGGAGAAGGGGACGCTGGGGCAAGGGGCGGCCCGCGCGGCGACCTCTACATCTTCCTGTCGGTGAAGCCGCACGAGCTGTTTGACCGCGACGGCCTGGACCTGCTCTGCACCGTGCCGGTGCCGATGACGGTAGCGGCCCTGGGCGGCGACATCGAGGCCCCCTGTCTGATGGGCGGCGAGAACTGCGACGGCGCCTGCAAGATCGAGGTCAAGGTGCCGGAAGGCTCCCAGACCGGCCGCACCGTGCGCCTGAAGGGCCGCGGCATGCCCTCCCTGCGCTCCCGCGAGCGCGGCGACCTGATCGTCGAACTGTTCGTCGAGACCCCGACCCGCCTCAGCGCCCGTCAAAAGGAACTGATGCGCGAACTGTCGGACCTCTGCGGCGAGCAGCAGCACCCCAAGTCCGCCAGCTTCATCGGCAAGGCCAAGCGCTTCTGGGAAGAGGTGACGGGGGTCTAG
- a CDS encoding NAD(P)/FAD-dependent oxidoreductase, with amino-acid sequence MGGGFGGLSVVKGLAGAPVAITLIDRRNHHLFQPLLYQVATASLATSEIAWPIRSLVRDRPEVTTLLATVTGVDVATQRVRFEDGTAIAYDTLVLATGARHAYFGHDEWEPFAPGLKTIEDATTIRRRILMAFEDAERESDPARQRALLTFVIVGGGPTGVELAGTIAELARHTLPPEFRNIDPGSAQVVLVESGPRVLRGYPDSLSDYASRSLAALGVEVALGRAVSEVAADHVIFGDRRLETRTVLWAAGVRASPAAQWLGAPTDGAGRVKVAPDLTAPGHPQVFVVGDTASVLDRKGRPAPGIAPAATQEGRYVARAIKARLRRASRPRPFRYRHPGSLAQIGKQSAVIDFGVVRLKGEIAWWLWGLAHIYFLIGARTRLAVALNWVWIHARNQRSARLITQGKS; translated from the coding sequence GTGGGGGGCGGCTTCGGCGGGCTCTCCGTGGTCAAGGGCTTGGCCGGCGCGCCCGTCGCTATCACCCTGATCGACCGCCGCAACCACCACCTGTTCCAGCCCCTGCTCTACCAGGTGGCCACAGCGTCGCTGGCCACCTCGGAGATCGCCTGGCCGATCCGGTCCCTGGTTCGCGACCGGCCGGAGGTCACCACCCTGCTTGCCACGGTGACCGGTGTGGATGTCGCGACGCAAAGGGTGCGCTTCGAGGACGGGACCGCGATCGCCTATGACACCCTGGTGCTGGCCACCGGGGCCCGCCACGCCTATTTCGGCCATGACGAGTGGGAACCCTTCGCGCCAGGTCTCAAGACCATTGAGGACGCCACCACCATCCGCCGCCGGATTCTGATGGCCTTCGAGGACGCCGAGCGGGAGAGCGATCCCGCCCGCCAGAGGGCCTTGCTGACCTTTGTCATCGTCGGCGGCGGTCCCACCGGGGTGGAGCTGGCCGGCACCATCGCCGAGCTCGCCCGCCACACCCTGCCCCCCGAATTCCGCAATATCGATCCGGGCAGCGCCCAGGTGGTGCTGGTCGAGTCCGGGCCCCGCGTCCTGCGCGGCTATCCCGACAGCCTGTCGGACTACGCCAGTCGCTCGCTGGCGGCGCTGGGTGTCGAGGTGGCGTTGGGCCGCGCGGTGTCCGAGGTCGCCGCCGACCACGTAATCTTCGGCGACCGGCGGTTGGAGACACGGACGGTGCTCTGGGCCGCGGGCGTACGGGCCTCCCCGGCCGCTCAATGGCTGGGGGCGCCGACTGATGGAGCGGGCCGCGTGAAGGTGGCGCCGGATCTCACGGCGCCGGGACATCCGCAGGTGTTCGTGGTTGGCGATACGGCCAGCGTGCTCGACCGCAAAGGCCGGCCTGCCCCAGGCATCGCCCCGGCGGCCACGCAAGAGGGACGCTATGTCGCCAGGGCGATCAAGGCGCGGCTCCGGCGCGCCTCGCGGCCAAGGCCGTTCCGCTACCGCCATCCCGGAAGCCTCGCCCAGATCGGCAAGCAGAGCGCGGTGATCGACTTTGGCGTCGTGCGGCTGAAGGGCGAGATCGCCTGGTGGCTCTGGGGATTGGCCCACATCTACTTCCTGATCGGCGCCCGCACCCGGCTGGCGGTGGCCCTGAACTGGGTGTGGATCCACGCCCGCAATCAGCGCAGCGCCCGGCTGATCACCCAGGGCAAGAGTTAG